In Desulfomonile tiedjei DSM 6799, a genomic segment contains:
- the hflC gene encoding protease modulator HflC, protein MIRVVLAIIIILVVLAQSAFVISEGEQGMILQFGKPMRIIRQPGLYFKYPLIQDLILLDKRILVAEARPAEYITLDKKRLTVDTVSRWKIEDPLIFYQTVQNYQGAIARMNDIISARLRQEIANHFFKDFIREERERIMRHVTAGTADVASKFGISVIDVRIKRVDLPEEVQNSVFARMKAERERIAKRYRAEGEEKAKEIRANANKEKEIILAEAYRQSEVLSGEGDAEATAIYADAYGKDENFFSFTRHLEAYKKIFGTETSLMLRPDSELLKYFDSPLGQQLKQLPGKGQK, encoded by the coding sequence TGAAGGTGAGCAGGGGATGATCCTGCAGTTCGGAAAGCCCATGCGCATTATTCGTCAGCCGGGATTGTACTTCAAGTATCCGCTCATTCAGGATCTCATTTTACTGGACAAACGAATCCTTGTGGCAGAAGCAAGGCCTGCGGAATACATTACGCTCGATAAGAAGCGACTCACGGTCGACACCGTCTCACGCTGGAAAATCGAAGACCCACTGATTTTCTATCAGACAGTCCAGAATTATCAGGGAGCAATTGCGCGGATGAATGATATTATTTCAGCGCGATTGCGACAGGAAATCGCAAATCATTTCTTCAAAGATTTCATCCGAGAGGAACGCGAACGGATCATGCGCCACGTAACGGCTGGCACCGCCGATGTCGCGTCGAAATTTGGTATTTCGGTAATTGACGTCCGTATTAAACGTGTCGATTTACCGGAAGAGGTACAAAATAGCGTGTTCGCCCGCATGAAAGCCGAACGTGAGCGGATAGCAAAACGTTACCGGGCTGAAGGTGAGGAGAAAGCAAAGGAAATCCGCGCAAACGCCAACAAAGAGAAGGAGATAATTCTCGCGGAAGCGTACCGGCAATCCGAAGTCTTATCCGGAGAAGGGGATGCAGAAGCTACTGCAATTTATGCAGATGCGTACGGAAAAGACGAGAATTTCTTCTCTTTCACAAGGCATCTTGAAGCGTACAAAAAGATTTTCGGAACAGAAACTTCTTTGATGTTGCGGCCTGATTCCGAATTGCTTAAGTATTTTGACTCTCCGCTCGGTCAACAACTCAAGCAATTACCGGGTAAAGGACAAAAATAG